From the genome of Candidatus Methylomirabilota bacterium, one region includes:
- a CDS encoding LLM class flavin-dependent oxidoreductase yields the protein MRVGILIPTRGVIMQSAQRPPVEECWTMARLADEAGYDAVWVGDSVVAKPRLEPLTTLAYIAGIAPRVRLGTAVLLPALRQPVVLAHQIANLDQISKGRVLLGLGVGWSLPSAEREWAACGMDHKRRARRLEEHIEIWRMLWRGEPVTYQGDGVELTDHTIGPLPWHEAGPPVLITAGNRGEMLAASFDRFGRLGDGIITTYVHYDECRLVRELGEKALARYDRARPDFPLCVYTTVRLEEDVATAQRVTTEFLATYYGGGVHERGAMGLGPPDAVIASLSRYAEAGVTDLCIRFVGDDQLAQLERFTATVLPFLRA from the coding sequence ATGCGTGTCGGCATCCTCATCCCCACTCGCGGCGTCATCATGCAGTCCGCGCAGCGGCCCCCCGTCGAGGAATGCTGGACCATGGCCCGCCTCGCCGACGAGGCCGGCTACGACGCCGTCTGGGTCGGCGACAGCGTGGTGGCCAAGCCGCGGCTCGAGCCGCTCACCACGCTCGCCTACATTGCCGGCATTGCTCCCCGGGTTCGACTCGGAACGGCCGTGCTCCTCCCCGCGCTGCGCCAGCCCGTTGTCCTCGCTCACCAGATCGCCAACCTCGACCAGATCTCGAAGGGCCGCGTGCTGCTCGGCCTCGGAGTGGGCTGGAGCCTGCCCTCCGCCGAGCGCGAGTGGGCGGCGTGCGGCATGGACCACAAGCGGCGCGCCCGTCGCCTGGAGGAGCACATCGAGATCTGGCGCATGCTCTGGCGCGGCGAGCCGGTGACGTATCAGGGCGACGGGGTGGAGCTGACCGATCACACCATCGGGCCGCTGCCCTGGCACGAGGCCGGGCCGCCCGTCCTGATCACCGCGGGAAATCGAGGCGAGATGCTCGCGGCCTCCTTCGACCGCTTCGGGCGCCTCGGGGACGGGATCATCACGACGTATGTCCACTACGACGAGTGCCGGCTCGTGCGCGAGCTCGGGGAAAAGGCGCTGGCGCGCTACGATCGCGCCCGCCCCGACTTTCCCCTCTGCGTGTACACCACGGTGCGGCTGGAAGAGGACGTGGCGACCGCCCAGCGCGTGACCACCGAGTTCCTCGCCACCTACTACGGGGGTGGTGTCCACGAGCGGGGCGCCATGGGCCTGGGCCCCCCCGACGCGGTTATCGCCTCCCTGAGCCGCTACGCCGAGGCCGGCGTCACGGACCTCTGCATCCGCTTCGTGGGCGACGATCAGCTCGCTCAGCTCGAACGCTTCACCGCGACCGTCTTGCCCTTCCTCCGCGCCTGA
- a CDS encoding DinB family protein, whose product MDAITFFLMRYNDLHGGLVDGLFSKLSEAQLRGRPHPGVNTVAWLLWHSARIEDVGVNRFLSDRPQALDEGWLGRLKVPRRDVGTGMSDAEVDELSLRIDLEALRGYWEAVTTRTLAVVETLEGTDLEALVPGERVRSVVLAEGVVAPGAEWLTEFWAGGRSRAWVLAQMALLHPFGHYYEARVAAGLWGVRSP is encoded by the coding sequence ATGGACGCCATCACTTTCTTCCTGATGCGCTACAACGATCTCCACGGAGGGCTCGTCGACGGCCTCTTCTCCAAGCTCTCGGAGGCGCAGCTTCGCGGACGGCCGCACCCGGGGGTCAACACCGTGGCGTGGCTCCTCTGGCACTCCGCGCGCATCGAGGACGTCGGAGTGAACCGCTTTCTCTCCGATCGGCCCCAGGCGCTGGACGAGGGATGGCTCGGACGTCTCAAGGTGCCACGTCGCGATGTCGGCACGGGCATGAGCGATGCCGAGGTGGACGAGCTGAGCCTGCGCATCGATCTGGAAGCGCTCCGCGGCTACTGGGAGGCGGTGACCACCCGGACGCTGGCCGTGGTCGAGACCTTGGAGGGCACGGATCTGGAAGCGCTGGTTCCGGGAGAGCGCGTCCGGAGCGTGGTGCTCGCGGAGGGCGTGGTGGCGCCCGGCGCCGAGTGGCTCACGGAGTTCTGGGCGGGCGGGCGAAGCCGCGCCTGGGTGCTCGCCCAGATGGCTCTCTTGCATCCTTTCGGTCACTACTACGAGGCTCGGGTCGCCGCCGGGCTCTGGGGAGTCCGCAGTCCATGA
- a CDS encoding alpha/beta hydrolase has product MTIRFDPSGPYEVEERDVPFARPAGMELLARIYRPKGDAAAPLAALVDVHGGAWNRLDRTVGVHHGRGLAASGLVVISLDFRQGPDHQHPAGSADVAAGVRWTRAHARELGVDPAKIGLIGQSSGGQLALLVALKPGAPEHIGTPIVLANDAVDSAPSDDSVAFVLALYPVADPLARYRYVLGREAEPPVSGFEPQRLIASHRAYFKDEAAMAEASVTRILEEGMAGALPPAWVAQPDLDDNVPASITEAFVRAYARAGGQIERVHFPGARHGFMQRAGADTDKAIALMREFIGGQLSESRS; this is encoded by the coding sequence ATGACCATTCGCTTCGATCCGAGCGGCCCCTACGAAGTCGAGGAGCGCGATGTCCCCTTTGCCCGGCCCGCGGGCATGGAGCTGCTCGCGCGCATCTACCGGCCGAAGGGAGATGCGGCGGCGCCGCTCGCCGCGCTGGTGGACGTTCACGGCGGCGCCTGGAACCGACTCGATCGCACCGTCGGTGTCCATCACGGCCGCGGCTTGGCCGCCAGTGGATTAGTCGTCATCTCGCTGGACTTCCGCCAGGGCCCGGACCATCAGCATCCGGCCGGGAGCGCGGACGTCGCCGCCGGGGTGCGATGGACGCGCGCCCACGCGCGCGAGCTCGGCGTCGATCCGGCGAAGATCGGCCTCATCGGTCAATCGAGCGGGGGGCAGCTCGCCCTCCTCGTCGCCCTCAAGCCCGGTGCTCCCGAGCATATCGGCACGCCGATCGTGTTGGCGAACGACGCCGTGGACAGCGCGCCCAGCGACGATTCCGTTGCCTTCGTGCTCGCCCTCTATCCCGTGGCGGATCCGCTGGCCCGCTACCGCTACGTTCTCGGCCGCGAGGCCGAGCCGCCCGTGTCCGGCTTCGAGCCGCAGAGACTGATCGCGTCCCACCGCGCCTACTTCAAGGACGAGGCGGCGATGGCGGAGGCGAGTGTCACGCGGATTCTCGAGGAGGGCATGGCGGGCGCGCTGCCGCCCGCGTGGGTCGCCCAGCCCGATCTCGACGACAATGTGCCGGCTTCGATCACGGAGGCTTTCGTGCGCGCCTATGCGAGGGCGGGTGGTCAGATCGAGCGCGTGCACTTTCCCGGGGCCCGTCACGGCTTCATGCAGCGAGCGGGGGCGGACACCGACAAGGCCATCGCCCTCATGCGCGAGTTCATCGGCGGCCAGCTCTCGGAATCGAGAAGCTGA